A genomic window from Phoenix dactylifera cultivar Barhee BC4 chromosome 7, palm_55x_up_171113_PBpolish2nd_filt_p, whole genome shotgun sequence includes:
- the LOC103719523 gene encoding LOW QUALITY PROTEIN: AFG1-like ATPase (The sequence of the model RefSeq protein was modified relative to this genomic sequence to represent the inferred CDS: inserted 1 base in 1 codon): TRLWSSGGLCPPPAANEATRDVGRAGPLLEYERRIASGELVDGDNCQVGTLRVLQRLYEQLIEHEDSCQLDKYKASEKNGRSGWLWSRLIPQSSYSPVKGLYLYGGVGTGKTMLMDLFYDRLPCNWRKKRIHFHDFMLSVHSRLQMHKGVADPLEVVAGEISDESILLCLDEFMVTDVADALILNRLFRHLFSKGVVLVSTSNRAPDQLYEGGLQRDLFLPFIETLKERCVVHEIGSSIDYRKLGLAEQGFYFVGKEYSELLKQKFYQLIGQEIPGPRVVEVVMGRQLQVPLGANGCAYFPFEDXCDRPLGAADYFGLFKKFHTLALKECQSLGSITGTAAYRFVTLVDVMYENRARLLCTAEASPIELFERIVTAANAQKISPRSSSMSQKGDDLDLCVDNELGFAKDRTISRLTEMNSKEYLEQHDANLQEKAPEDVHEKGDCLASMIICFLTYYL, from the exons ACCAGACTTTGGTCCTCTGGAGGGCTCTGTCCACCCCCTGCAGCAAATGAAGCAACCAgag ATGTTGGAAGAGCTGGTCCTTTGCTTGAGTATGAAAGGAGAATTGCATCGGGGGAGCTAGTGGATGGTGACAATTGCCAG GTGGGCACCCTTAGAGTACTGCAAAGACTTTATGAACAACTCATTGAGCATGAAGATAGCTGCCAGCTGGATAAATACAAAGCATCTGAGAAAAATGGGAG GAGTGGGTGGTTATGGTCGCGTCTCATTCCCCAATCTTCATATTCACCAGTCAAAGGGCTCTACCTTTATGGAGGAGTAGGCACTGGAAAGACGATGCTTATGGATTTGTTTTATGATCGATT GCCATGTAactggaggaagaaaagaatacACTTTCACGATTTTATGTTGAGTGTGCATAGTCGCCTGCAG ATGCATAAAGGGGTAGCAGATCCACTTGAAGTTGTTGCAGGAGAGATATCTGACGAGTCAATTCTATTATGCCTTGATGAATTCATGG TGACTGATGTTGCTGATGCTTTGATACTGAATCGTCTTTTTCGACATTTGTTCAGCAAAGGCGTT GTTCTTGTCTCCACTTCAAATCGCGCTCCTGATCAGCTTTATGAAGGTGGTTTACAGAGGGATCTATTCTTGCCCTTCATTGAAACCTTGAAG GAAAGGTGTGTGGTGCATGAGATTGGCTCTTCAATAGACTATAGAAAATTGGGTTTG GCTGAGCAGGGCTTTTATTTCGTTGGAAAGGAGTACTCTGAACTTCTTAAACAGAAGTTCTATCAGTTGATTGGACAAGAAATACCTGGTCCACGAGTTGTGGAAGTTGTCATGGGAAGACAATTGCAG GTCCCACTGGGAGCTAACGGATGTGCATATTTTCCTTTTGAAG CTTGTGACAGGCCTTTGGGTGCAGCTGACTACTTTGGATTGTTT AAAAAATTTCATACACTGGCATTGAAGGAGTGCCAAAGTTTGGGCTCCATAACAGGAACTGCAGCTTATCGGTTTGTCACCTTAGTTGAT GTGATGTATGAGAACAGGGCCAGATTGTTATGTACAGCGGAGGCATCTCCAATTGAATTATTTGAAAGAATTGTGACTGCGGCTAATGCCCAAAAGATATCTCCTAGATCTTCTTCGATGTCGCAGAAAGGGGATGACCTTGATCTTTGTGTGGACAATGAACTAGGATTTGCAAAGGACCGCACAATTAGTAG ATTAACAGAGATGAACAGCAAGGAGTATTTGGAACAGCATGATGCCAACTTGCAGGAGAAGGCCCCTGAGGATGTACATGAGAAGGGTGATTGCCTTGCAAGCATGATAATTTGTTTTTTAACTTATTATTTATAA